The Nicotiana tabacum cultivar K326 chromosome 1, ASM71507v2, whole genome shotgun sequence genome segment ATTcggattagggataataatgggaaAATCATTACTCCAATGACAGTCCTTATGAACCACAGGAGTCAAAACCTCTGTAATTTAAGTAGGGTAAGCATCAACACGATCTAATGCGGAAACCtggtttctaagagattccctGTCATGGTAAAAAGACAATTCTAAAGGGACTATCTCATCTACTAAAGGTTCACGTAAAGTTTCAGAATGGTCTTTACCCCTAGAAGAAGATTTGCgagaaagggaacctctggtGCTAGAGGAAGGACCAGAACCAGAAGAAGGCATAGACGAACCACCTCGAGTAGATCCTAAACTACAAAGTCTACCTCCCCTTCTGTGCCTAACAGGGGCATTGGGGAAGGAGTCAGTAATGGAAACTCTCTCAGAGTTAGGGCTTGGAGAAAACATATCGAAGAAGAATGATTCAATGAAGAAGTAAATAgagatttggagaaataagtgttcAATAAACTTTATGTGATAAAAGAcaaggaaaaaaatatatttataccgATAAGCAACCCCCAAAGGTAAAAGTGCGGAGGTGGAAAAACCATAATTATGATAACTGACACTTCATTAATAGTGGAACCGTAAAAACCTTGAAAAAGGATGCAAAAATTGCAGAGCCAAAGGAAAATTGATACGTGTACGAaatattaaatggaagtgacaattgaagcgtcaattttgtcatagcattaatggtgacaacaattctcgttttaatgaaatccacttcccaaatattcaattgatgaataaatggaaaatggggggactatctgtattgggaaaaattgcatttatatatgcaagtgacatgttgagacacgtgaactggtcaaatagtcaaagaattataattagtcaagaggcaCAGGAGGACATTTGAAGGATTCAGCGCCCGTACCTACTTAAatcatttatcaaaaggaatgGATCTGACCATAATAAAGAACGCAGATACGAAATTCGACAGGCATTAAATACTGGATACGTTAGATAATTTGTATTGTttacaatgattgtgtaacgtagcatttaatgtctttaattatttataatagcctcattatgatttggaggaAACACATTTcttcaagatacctataaaagggaggtatctgGTCACTTGTAAACACAAGACACATTTGGAATATACTTTGATTCGcttgtttttctcctgattatACTCTGGTTACTCTAAATTACTttcttctacatattcttttgattattagtaacccgcgttcttctaaattctaactttgactgaaattctattttttggttaaacaactGCAATGGCTGGTTTTTCTTCCTGTTAGCTGCAATGGATCTGAAGGTTGAGCGCAAGGAAAAAGACATGCAAGAGACAGGGGCGGCCAGCGGGTGAAGTCATTAAAGCGGGGGCTTTAGGCACCAGAATTTTAGGAGccctaattattatttttaattcttactcGATATCCAGTATTTGATTTGGAGGCTTAACTAATTCGAGTTCGTACTGTGTAAAGTTCATGAAAGCTGAAACTGCTCTCTAGAAAGAACTTTTTTCATTCAAGACTCGAACCGAATACCTCCGGTTAAGGAAGGAAAGATCATATCCATCCCACTACAATTCTTCTAGTGAAGCCCTAATTGTTTTCTAGAAAATACTAAATATTTCAAAgtagaaaagtaaaatattttatataagGAAATTAGTACATTTATCATTCGAAAATAAGTACTAATacactttaaaaattcatttttaatttgtttttgttttttcttagGTCTCCATCACTGTAACACGTATATTGAAATATCAAAAATTATTCCGATATAAAGTTAGCAACTTCTTGATTCGGATTTTTTTATCTAAGATCATAATGTCACATGATAGATTAAATGACATAtgcaaaaaattattaaaatttttatTCTCAAAAAACTCTACTTCAAATAAAAACATATAGGAATTTTTTTATGGCCTCCCattaaagtttggctttaggccaccaaACTTATTGAGCCGCCCCTGGCAAGAGAAGGAAACACTCAGAAGATAAGAGAAAACAGAATTTGTTATTGAGAAGAAAATGATACAACCGTCTATCCATATATGAATGTACTGTGTATTTATAAAGCTACAACATAACTACCTTCTAACACTGTAATAACTTACTTCTAATTACAGTCTACAATTATATTTCTAACTATGGTTAACTTATCAGCTTGCTTTGTTAACTTCAGTCAACACTCCCCTCAAGCTGATGGTTGATATACATTCTTCACTCCTAGCTTGTTCGGTAAACAATCATGTTGAAATTTCCCCAAGCTCTTTGTCAGTAAATCTGCTAGCTGATCTTTAGTGTGTACATACTCTGTCTTCAGCAGTCCTTGACATATTTTCTCCCTAACAAAATGACAATCAATATCAACATATTTGGTCCTTTCATGGAAGATAGGATTAGTAGTTATTTGTATCGCAACCTCGCTATCACATATTAGACTTATAGGCTGCTGAATTCTAACTTCAAGTTCCTTAAAAAGCCCTACCTTCCAAGTGACTCCTGCTGCACATGAAGCCATACCTCTAAACTCAGCCTCAGCTGAACTTCTGGACACAGTCACTTGTTTCTTTGACTTCCAAGACACTAGTGCATTTCCAAATTTGACCAAGTACCCAGTAATTGATCTCATTGACTCTATACATGATCCCCATTCAGAATCACAGTAGGCAACCGGCTTGTCTGTACTTTCTTCAGGCATAAGTAACCCCAAGCCTTGTGCTCTTTTGATATATCTCACTACTCTAAGAGAAACTTCTATTGTGACACCTTGGGACAGTGTATATACTGACTCAAGACCTAAAATACAAAGGTAATATCAGGTCTTGTCATGGTGAGATATAGAATCCTTCCACAAGTCTTTGGTAGCAGCTAGGATTCTTGAGTTCCTAATCACCTTCTTATTTGCAGTTCTGAATGCATTTGTCATACTCTACAGATGTGAGTTTTTGATTCAACTCTAATGGTCTTCCGGGAAGGCTTTGCTCCACCCAAGCCTGCTTCAGATATCAACTCTAAAGCATACTTTCTTTGACATATAAGGATTCCTTTCTTTGATCTAGCAAATTCAATTCCTAGAAAGAATTTCAGCTCCCCTAAGTCCTTCATCTTGAACTTCTTCTGCAATTCTATTCATGTGTCACAAAGTAACTTATCATTGTTCCATGTGATCAACAGATCCTCCACATACACAAGGATGATAACTGTGTCACTATTGGTTCCTCTGATGAACAATGAATAATCATAGTGACTCTGTTTAAACTCTACCTGCAGGAGTACCTCTGTTAATTTCATATTCCACAGTCGTGGTGCTTGTTTAAGACCATATAAAGAGTTGTGGAGTTTGTAGACCTTCGTAGTCTCCCCTTATCTAGCAAACGCTTGTGGAATATGTATGTATACCTCTTTAACCAATTCACCATTAAGAAATGCACTATGAACATTCATCGGTTAAATCATCCATTGCTAAGAGGCAGCAAGAGCTATAATGGACCTAACTATCACCATCTTGGCTACAAGGGAGAATGTTTCACTGTAGTCTAGCCCTTCCATTTGACTGTAACCTTTGGCTACACGTTTGACCTTGTATCTTTCAACCTCACCTGAAGCCTTGTACTTTATTTTGAAGATCCACCTGCACCCTATTGGTATTTTTCCATAGGGCAGAACAACTATGCTCCAGGTTTTATTTTCTTCTAAGGCTGCAATCTCCAGCTTCATAGCTTTTACCCACTGAGGATTAGTGGCTGCCTCATTGAAGGACTGAGGCTCAGAACATGATGAATAAGCTGATTGACCTGAATGCATAAGGGAGTAATGTGAGAATAACTCACATAAACTGAGATATGATAGGAGCACCTAGTAGCTTTTGACTGCACCACATAATCTTGCATCCATAAGGGAGGCTTACTAGGCCTGGAGGATTTTCTAACTTGATCAGGCACAACATCAAATGAGTTAACTACTGCAACTCGTTCTGCAACATTAAGAACTTTTGTAGAATCAAGGTGAGCCTCAGCATGGGTATCAGCAGGTGCTGCATTATTTGAGAGGTCGCCTGCAGGATATGTAGGACTTGTAGAATAGTCTGGTGTGTGATGAGGAACAACAACTGGAGAAAGAGGAGCATCCCCCTCAGATGTAATATCAACCTCATATAGAGGAACATCAGTAACAGGAGAAAAATCTGTGGCACTAATTGGTGAGAGCAGATCTAGTATAAGAAAGATAGTGCTACAAGGAGATAACATATGCTTGAATGGAAAGATTTCTTCCTGAAAACAACATTTCTGTTAACAAATAGACACTTAGAATTCAGGTCATATAGAAAATAACCCTTTTGAGATGAAGAATATACTAGGAAGACAACAGGGATGGCTCTTGGTAAAAACTTGCTAACAACTCTGGGACATACTGCATAACATAGACAACCAAACACCTTAAGTGTTGCAGTGAAGGAGGATGCAAGTAAAGCAACTCAAATGGTGATTTGTACCCAAGTGTTCTAGAGAGCAACCTGTTGATGAGGTAGACTGAAATGGTGACACATTCACCCCAAAATCTTATAAGAACAGTAGCCTGGAACCTGAGAGACCTAATCATGTCTAAGATAGTTTTGTGCTTCCTCTCAATAATTCTATTTTATTGAGGGCTGTAGACACATGTACTTTGATGAAAGATACCAAGAGTGGGGAGTAACTGTTTAAACTCATTACTGAAAAAGTCACTACCTTTATCAATCCTTAAGACTTTTATTTAAGTTGAAAACATGTtctttatttgagttagaaagtCTCTTAGTACAACTATAACTTCTGACTTGAAGTTGAGCAAAAAAATCCAAGTGTAGCTAACATAGTCATCAACTACTGTGACAAAATATCTCTTACCATTATGAAATGGAACTCTATATGGTCCCCAGATGTCACAATGAACTAAGTCAAATGCAGATTGAGACACCAATGTACTTAAAGGAAAAGACAATCTTGACTGTTTAGCAATCGAACATACAGGAAAGTAATGAATTCCTGTCTTTAAGGTACTAAGAACATCTAACTTCCTTATTACATCAATAGGAGCATGCCTAATCTCCTATGCCATACTACTTCAGAACCAAGTAAGTTGGTTGTGTGAGCATATTTATTTTTTAGTGTTACTGCAAAATACTGTGATGATCATCCTTGAAGTATTTACAAACCATGGTCCTCCTTATCAATCCCTTTCACCTGACCACTATAGAAATCCTGAAAAATGCAGAAGTAGGAAAGAATGCAACCATGCATTGATGTTCTTTGGTGTGTTGAGACACTAAGAGCAAGTTATATTTAAAATCTAGAATGTATAGCACATTAGAGATATTGTTATTTCTAAGTACTGATGAGGTACCTTTATCTGATACAGATATTACACTCCCTGTAGGTAATTGAATAATGCATCTCTCTGAACTGGGGATTGCTTGGCAAGAGGTAAGAGCATGTGAAGTCATATGATTTGAAGCTCCTATATCTATAATCCAATTATGTTTGGGATAATTGGACATTAGAGTAATTAGAGTACCTGTAGCAGCTAATTTGGTAGATGATTCTGGCCCCTCTTCATTCCCTTTGGATAACATCTGAAGAATTTGTTGATACTGCTCTTTGGTGAAGAAAGGAACAACATGAGTATTGTTAGGAGTAGTTTGTGTAAATTGTGGCATGTGAGCGTGCTAGAATTGATGCATCCCTGGATGAGTTCCATAAGTAACCTGCTGAGTACTTGCTTCTGTAGCATTTAGAAACATTGGACTACTCACACTGTTTGCATACACTCCAGAACTCTATCCCTTTTTCTTTCCTTTGAACTCTGATGGATAGCCATGAAGTTTGTAGTAGTTCTCCTTTGTATGCCCCTTATAATGGCAATATTCACACTGAACCCGATTCTTTATATACTTGAAGTTTTCACCTGCATTTGTTGGGCCCTTATTACAATAGAATATATCTCCTTCTATGCCTTCAGTAGTTTCAGTGGTCTAAGTGAAATTAGCTAGACTCTTTTGACTCTCTTGATCAATCAGTAGAGAGTAGGCTTTGTTAATACTAGGAATTAGAGACATCATCATGATCTGGCTCCTTGATTGTGAGTAGGACTTATTTAATCCCATCAGAAATTGAAGTAGCCTATGATAATCAAATTGTTGGGCATATTTTTTAGACTCAGGGGTACTCTGATTTCTCTTCAACTCACCGGTTCAGATAATTATGCGCTATGGAGAAGATCTATGAGGATTCGTTTGTTAGGGAAGAGCAAGTTAGGTTTTGTAGATGGTCGATTTCCTAAGTCTAAGTTTGAGTTTAAACTTCATGATCAATGGGAGAAAGTTAATGTTGTAGTTCTCTCATGGATAATGAATGCATGTTTACTTAGTAGTGTAGTCTATGCTTCTAATGCTCACAAAGTTTGGGACGACATAAAGGAGAGATTCGACAAGGTAAATGGATCTAGGGTTCTGTTCCTACATAGAGAGATCATACCCTCACTCAAGGTACCATGTCTATTGCTGACTACTTCTCCAAATTGAGAGATCTCTGGGATGAATTTGATGCGTTAATAGCTACATGGATTTGAAGGTTGAGCTCGAGGAGAAGGCAACACTCAGAGGATGAGAGAAATAGAATCCGTTATTGAGAAGAAAATGATACAATCGTCTATCTGTACATGCGTGTATTGTGTATTTATAAAGCTACAGTATAACTACCTTCTAACACTATACTAACTATACTAACCCTTCTAACTATGGTTAACTTATCAGCTTGCTTCATTAACTTCAGTCAAACACTTTCTTATGCtaagttttatttatttagttatttcgaTACCTACATTCGAACTAGATTAAATGTGAATTTGCACCAAAAAATATTCCAAACAAAGATAACTTCATATATAGGATTAAAACATGAGACATTTGAGCTCTGATTATGCTAAATTCACTCAAGAGACACATTTTTATAATAAGATATACATGTTTAATTTTGCAAGTACAAGCAAAGTGACATATATACATCTCGTCAATCACATTCAATAACTTCAAAATGACTGAGTGTTTATTAGTTACTATACAATACTTCTACttgttttctttccctttcaAAAGATAATATATTACTATAAATAATTAGTACATATCGCATGCTTGGGAAATCATAATACACTATTTTTTATCCATATTAGTATAGTACTGGTTAACTATTACAGGTTGTTTCTAACTCCCCCTCTCCATTTGCTATTATTTGTAATCTTATAGAGATTATTTGAGAATTGAGATTGTTAAAACGTGGAAGTTTTGGTCCTACTAACATTGGATTACTTTTGACCTTTTAGGATTCCAATCTAATCAATGATTAATGATCAGTCTTAGGCCTGTGTAATCATATCTTAATCAGGTAAAAATCAGGATTTGCTTAAAAATATTAAGTTTTCCTGAAGCATCTCTAATAATTAATCCATTAAACAAGAAGGCTAGTCTAAGTTTAATTTCCAATTAAGCGCCTTTTCTTAATTAATAAGAAGTTTCGTGCACTTCAACTTTTCATATTCGTTTATTTAGCTTGTAAATTTGTTTAATTTTAGCATTCTAGTCCTAAAAAAATAGATGGTGATCAAGAGTATTCAACTAAAAGTTTAcacaattaatttattttaacttGTTATTATATATAGTTGTTGACCTTATATTTTATTGATCTTATTTATAGTAGACAATTACCTATAGCTATCTTTTAGGTAATTTGAGGAGTCGTTCGGTTTGTGGATAAAAGATAACAATTCAGGGATTAAATACTAAATTATTTCATCATGTGTTCTTTTTTATGATTAACAATCCAGGATTAGTTATACCGCGCAATTGTAGTATTATTTTATACCAACTTAATTCAATATGGGATAACAATCGTGCAATTACTAATGTTGAGTTAAAACGCCAAAAATAACCAAGATACCCTTCCTCAAGGCTCTTCTCCAAAGTCCATTAAAAAATCTAAGGTTAAAAATTGAAATATAAGTTTATCCCAACTTATCTAGCATAAAATCAAACATGTACGTAGTTTATATTATATCCCATATATCTCATTTCTAGTCCAATGAACCAAATAACTATCAATAAAAGTATATCCACATGTATTAAATATAACAGTCATTATTTAATCCCCATATTAATTAAAATCACATCTCAATAATTTCGGTACTTTTCATCAAACAAACGACCCCTTATAGTGTAAAAGAATTATCTGTCAGTGCATAGAAATTAAACGATATAAAAATACGTCAAGATGCACTCTAGTTTTGcgttagaaaaaaaaatatgaaatccAAATTAATATGATATAAATTAATTTTCGCTGTCAATATTCTATTTTGAGTGTGTTTGACGAAGAATGTAAAATGTGAGCAGTGCATAGGATCAAGAGTTTAAAGCATTAAAgtgttaaaaatatatatattgttggaTTCTTCACTGAAACCTAACTGATTTTTTCTCCTTAACATGTGCCGGTGGTCCATGTATCTTTCCCcataaaataagaaagaaaactaCCACTAATAATTCTTTTTTTCTAAGTATATAGTTTGTCTTTGTATATTTTTCTCAACTAATCTCAtttactttttcttcttcttcatttaatGCTAGAATTTAAAGAAAGAAACTCTTTCCTGCCAAATTAGGTGAATGCTGCATTTTATTTCTCTATTCTTTAATTTCTTGCATATACAGGACAATTCGATGTACAAAGTATTTCGCGTCACACATGATTTAGGAAAAGATATAATGTAGATAGTCTATCTTAATACAAACATTAGTGACTGCTTTCACGACTCGATTGGCATGTTACAACTTACAAGCTGAATCATAGTGTTTTACTTGCTTTTGTTATCCTACTTTAGtccattttttttttgtcaaaatattaatttttcacTTTAGAAAATTAAGAAAGCATTAATTATGTTTTTCCATATTTGGCATTATAACTACTCCATGAAGGCATATAATTATGATTATTACTCTTTTCATGAAAGAATAATAGTAATTTAGTCAAATATCTTTTATGAATGTTATTTGTCTTAATTAGGTTCTTATTCACCCATTAAAAATCCCTTAATAGCATTAATTATACGAGTTATTTGACTAAATtaccttttatttcttttcataatGACTTTTTATTTCTCATCAGACTGTTTATAATTTTGTGCAGCCGTGAAAaaagcctcttgcagaaatgcagggtaagattgCGTATTATAAACCCTTTTGGTCCGGCCGTTTCTAGGACCTCGTGCATAGCGAGAGATTAGTACAACAACACtagattttagaaaaaaaataactTACTCTTGgttttcataaaaagaaaaagcaaaaagaaaaacttacaTAAAATCCGGAATTGTATATAACAATTGCAGTTGTAAAggagaataaaaaataataaaaaaaagtctCTGTATTTTAATCATTTGTTCAGCGGCAAAGTCGTAGAAGGTATCTTTATCAGTTTCCTATAATGGAGACTATTTATGAGGGAAGTTCAAGAAATAGCCATTAGAAGTATCAATAGGATTTTGGAGAAATTTGCATCATCCTCAATACTCTGTATTATCCGGAGAgtcagaatttaaagtttatgggttctgaaGTATTGTCGAATTCTCCAATTCTAAGAAAGGGCCGGTCATCCAACGATAAGGGGTAAATCAGGTCAGCCGATATATAGCTCGTTTTAGTTATTCAGTTCGCAATTAAATATTTACACATATGGAAAGGGCAGCTcgggtgcactaagctcccgctatgtgcgggaTCCGGGGAAGGGCCGAACAACAAGGGTTTAtagtacgcagtcttaccctgtatttctgcaaaaaattatttttacggctcgaacccgtgatttcctagtcacatgacaacaactttaccagttatgccAACAAGGCTCCCCTTCATAATACAAATACATGATCTACAGTAAAAGTTACTATGTTGGTCTGAACCCGTAGCTAATATTGTAGCTCCGCCCTAATTATATGTGCATGTGATTCTGAGTTAATGGTGTTAGAGTGTTAGCTGGTTTTAAGTAAGTCTTCTTTTGGCTCTCCAACGACCTCTGCTGGCATTTATTGTTCTTTGCTTTTAAAGCCGTGTTTTAGCATACAATATATGATCAAAAGATTATACACATAGTACACACACTCCCTCTCTCACATTCACACACTTACATTTACATGTATCATGCATAtgaacgtatatatatatatatatatttaatatttgTACTGTGATATGTCTATATATTCTTGAGTTTATTTTTTTTCAACAACAGTCCGGCCCCTTCATTTATTACCTCCTCTTCCACTTAACTTCTTCTTCTATAAAtcactttattttctttcttctctgtCACTCACAGgtcttctcctttcttcttttctttcccttcTACCCCCACTTAGCTTTTATTAATAAATTTTCTGCTTTTTTAATTTCCTTTATAAAGTTATTATCTTTTTTATTAATCTTCTTGAAGCTCAAGTGTTAGGATCTCTCAAGTTAGACAGCCATTGTTGCAGGTAAGCATATGACATTTCTAGTTCTTTGCTCTTTTTTAAGGACATTTGGTTTAAGATGTTcttgaaaaacaaataaaaatgttTTTTGGAAATTAAAATAACACCAACATTGtccaaaatcatttttttttcaaaaactatgAACACCAAAGTTTTTTGGGGCATTTGCACACATTGTGTTCTTTGTGgtcattatttaaattatgtcTCCACTAGGCCGATGGATTAAATTTGTTTGCAAAAATTCATTTACTTTTAAAGGCGTAATTTAACCCATTGAGCTAACATATAATTTAAAAGtggggatctttacacaaataaccggctatattcattgtttatttttctagccatatacatatattatgcattgattatacatatataatacataaattatgcatatattatactttCACCAGCTATTTTGAGTTTAAGTGATTGAATgagcggctatttgggttaattcttcaaaaaAGTGGCCTAAACAAAGGCCATTTTTGCAAATATCCAAAAATattgacaaatttttctttctttttatgttttggaCAGGGAAATTAGTGTTGTTAGAAGATATGGATGCGTCAACGGGCATGATGATTGTTTCAATTGTAGCGGCCTACTTACTATGGTTCAAATCCATCACAAAATCCATGAAAGGGCCCAAAGGCCCAAAAATGTGGCCCATAGTTGGAAGTTTACCCGGCCTGCTTGAAAACGGGACCCGAATGCATGAATGGATCGCGGAAAACCTTCGGGCCTGTGCCGGTACGTACCAAACTTGCATATTTGCAATTCCATTTTTAGCCCGGAAGCAAGGTCTCGTGACAGTCACGTGCGATCCAAAAAATTTAGAGCATATATTGAAGGTTAGGTTTGATAATTATCCTAAGGGTCCTACTTGGCAAGCTGTGTTTCATGATTTGCTTGGTGAGGGTATCTTCAATTCGGACGGTGACACGTGGCTCTTCCAGCGCAAGACAGCTGCGCTGGAATTTACCACTCGAACCTTGAGGCAAGCCATGGGTCGATGGGTTAACCGAGCCATCAAGAATCGGTTCTGCCCGATTCTTGAGATGGCTCAGGTTCAGGGCAAGCCGGTTGATCTTCAAGACCTATTGCTTCGGCTCACTTTTGATAACATTTGTGGCTTGGCTTTTGGCAAAGATCCAGAGACGCTCTCTCCAGAATTACCTGAAAATAACTTTGCTACGTCTTTTGATCGAGCCACTGAAGCCTCATTGCACCGGTTCATCATGCCCGAGTTCGTTTGGAAGTTGAAGAAAATGCTTGGACTTGGAATGGAGGTGAGCCTAAGCCATAGCTTGAAACAAGTGGACGATTACATGACTGACGTTATCAATACACGTAAGCTAGAGCTGCTGAATCATCAGGACGGTGGGCCCAAGCACGACGATTTGCTCTCGAGGTTCATGAAGAAAAAAGAATCCTACTCGAACAAATTCCTCCAACACGTGGCGCTCAACTTCATCCTAGCTGGACGTGACACATCATCCGTCGCACTGAGCTGGTTCTTCTGGTTGGtcagcttgaatccgagggtggaAGAAAAGATACTCATCGAACTCTGCACCGTCCTAGCAGAGACACGTGGCAACGACACGTCAAAGTGGTTAGAAGAACCTCTAGTGTTTGAGGAAGTTGACCGATTGACATATCTCAAGGCAGCATTATCCGAAACCCTAAGACTTTACCCATCCGTGCCAGAGGACTCAAAACATGTCATTTGTGACGATTATTTGCCCGATGGCACATTTGTACCGGCAGGTTCAAATATCACATATTCCATATACTCAACTGGTCGAATGAAATTCATATGGGGCGAAGATTGCTTAGAATTCAAGCCAGAAAGGTGGATGTCACAAGACGGTAACAAGTACCAAGTTCAAGATGCATTTAGATTTGTCGCATTCAATGCAGGACCAAGAATTTGTCTAGGTAAAGACTTGGCTTATTTGCAAATGAAATCAATAGCAGCAGCAGTGCTACTCCGCCACCGCCTCGCGGTGGCGCCAGGCCATAAGGTGGAACAGAAAATGTCCCTAACATTATTCATGAAGTATGGTCTAGTTATGAATGTGACCCCTAGAGACTTGACTCCAATTTTGGCAAAATTT includes the following:
- the LOC107811390 gene encoding cytochrome P450 86A22, with amino-acid sequence MDASTGMMIVSIVAAYLLWFKSITKSMKGPKGPKMWPIVGSLPGLLENGTRMHEWIAENLRACAGTYQTCIFAIPFLARKQGLVTVTCDPKNLEHILKVRFDNYPKGPTWQAVFHDLLGEGIFNSDGDTWLFQRKTAALEFTTRTLRQAMGRWVNRAIKNRFCPILEMAQVQGKPVDLQDLLLRLTFDNICGLAFGKDPETLSPELPENNFATSFDRATEASLHRFIMPEFVWKLKKMLGLGMEVSLSHSLKQVDDYMTDVINTRKLELLNHQDGGPKHDDLLSRFMKKKESYSNKFLQHVALNFILAGRDTSSVALSWFFWLVSLNPRVEEKILIELCTVLAETRGNDTSKWLEEPLVFEEVDRLTYLKAALSETLRLYPSVPEDSKHVICDDYLPDGTFVPAGSNITYSIYSTGRMKFIWGEDCLEFKPERWMSQDGNKYQVQDAFRFVAFNAGPRICLGKDLAYLQMKSIAAAVLLRHRLAVAPGHKVEQKMSLTLFMKYGLVMNVTPRDLTPILAKFGKIESCAGEHLINNGIHQPEAITVNGIA